One part of the Synergistota bacterium genome encodes these proteins:
- a CDS encoding UvrB/UvrC motif-containing protein, with product MKIMVCQNCKMKEATVNITRFIGGKKEELHFCKECAEKLLGGGDLLSFDFSLPDLLGTLLKPSSLPLWDESRHHTLKCPKCGLSYEGFQEIGKLGCSECYGTFKSKLVPLLRRIHGNTRHGGKIPLRANEELARLKELEKLREELNEAIKREEYEKAAEIRDKIREIEGKKV from the coding sequence ATGAAGATAATGGTGTGTCAGAATTGTAAGATGAAAGAGGCAACCGTTAATATAACAAGGTTTATAGGTGGTAAGAAGGAGGAGCTTCACTTCTGTAAAGAATGTGCCGAGAAACTCTTAGGGGGTGGAGATCTGTTATCCTTTGACTTTTCTCTTCCTGATCTTCTTGGAACTCTATTAAAACCTTCATCTTTACCTTTATGGGATGAATCAAGGCATCACACCTTAAAATGTCCTAAGTGTGGTCTAAGCTATGAGGGTTTTCAAGAGATTGGTAAACTTGGTTGTTCGGAGTGTTATGGGACATTTAAAAGTAAGCTTGTTCCTCTTTTAAGAAGGATCCATGGGAATACGAGGCATGGGGGTAAAATACCGCTAAGGGCGAACGAGGAACTTGCGCGTTTAAAGGAATTGGAAAAATTGAGGGAGGAGCTTAATGAGGCTATTAAGAGGGAAGAGTATGAAAAGGCGGCAGAGATTAGGGATAAGATTAGGGAGATAGAAGGGAAGAAGGTCTAA
- a CDS encoding ATP-dependent Clp protease ATP-binding subunit, translating to MFYNYFTERARRVINSAAQEAKSFNHDYIGTEHLLLGLTREKDSVAARVLDSLGISLDKVRQEIEKIIGRGREEVKTEQLPLTPRAKRALELALSEAQSMGHGYVGTEHILLGLIKEGEGVAAQILINLGADLETVREKLLDVLGGEGEERAGTFSPKKTLFKKKERTSTPTLDEFGVDLTKLAAEGKLDPVIGREKEIERVIEILSRRTKNNPVLIGDPGVGKTAIVEGLAQKIVAGEVPEVLKNKRIVQLNMANIVAGTKYRGEFEERMRRILKELENAKDVILFIDELHTIVGAGAAEGAIDAGNILKPALARGDIQVVGATTLDEYRKHIEKDAALERRFQPVMVSEPSEEETKRILQGLRDRYEAHHRVKISDEAINAAAKLSSRYIKDRFLPDKAIDLIDEASAKVRLRSTFEPESVKKLEQELEEVIKEKEESVKKQEFEKAAQLRDKEKELKAKLEEERKKWVEEKGKGEPIVTAEDIAEVVSRWTGIPVTKLQEEEADRLTKMEELIHKRLINQEEAVRAVCRAIRRARAGLKDPKRPIGSFLFLGPTGVGKTELARALAEFLFGAEDAMIRFDMSEYMEKHSVARLIGAPPGYVGYEEGGQLTEAVRRRPYSVILFDEIEKAHPDVFNILLQILEDGRLTDGKGRTVDFRNTVVIMTSNVGAEYIRSQSSLGFTKTEEEDFERVKEKIMDTVKRTFRPEFINRLDEIIVFKMLKQEEIKKIVDIMIGKVNERLREQKMEIEVTDKAKEFLVKVGYDPIYGARPLRRAIQRYIEDPISEAILKGEFKEGDGIIVDTDGEGKELKLSRKEGALA from the coding sequence GTGTTTTACAACTATTTCACTGAGAGGGCAAGAAGGGTTATAAACAGTGCAGCTCAAGAAGCTAAAAGTTTTAACCACGATTATATTGGTACAGAGCACTTGCTCCTCGGTTTGACGAGGGAAAAGGACAGTGTGGCAGCTAGAGTTCTTGATAGTTTGGGTATAAGCTTAGATAAGGTACGCCAGGAGATAGAAAAGATTATTGGAAGGGGTAGGGAGGAGGTAAAAACGGAGCAGCTACCTCTTACTCCAAGAGCTAAGAGAGCGTTAGAGCTTGCTTTAAGTGAGGCTCAATCTATGGGGCATGGTTATGTAGGTACCGAACATATATTGCTTGGTTTGATAAAGGAAGGGGAGGGAGTAGCTGCTCAGATACTTATAAATCTTGGTGCTGACCTTGAAACTGTGAGAGAGAAGCTTCTTGATGTACTAGGTGGAGAGGGAGAGGAAAGAGCTGGAACTTTTTCTCCTAAGAAAACCTTGTTTAAGAAAAAGGAAAGAACATCAACTCCCACTCTTGATGAGTTCGGAGTAGATTTGACCAAGCTTGCTGCTGAGGGGAAGTTAGATCCAGTTATTGGAAGGGAGAAAGAGATAGAGAGGGTTATTGAGATATTAAGTAGAAGAACAAAGAATAATCCTGTTCTTATAGGTGATCCTGGTGTTGGAAAAACGGCTATAGTAGAGGGATTAGCTCAAAAGATAGTAGCGGGAGAGGTCCCTGAGGTTTTGAAGAATAAAAGGATAGTGCAGTTAAACATGGCTAACATAGTTGCTGGGACTAAGTATAGGGGTGAGTTTGAAGAAAGGATGAGAAGGATATTAAAAGAATTAGAGAACGCAAAGGATGTTATATTATTTATAGATGAGCTTCATACTATCGTTGGGGCTGGGGCTGCGGAAGGGGCTATAGATGCTGGTAATATTCTCAAACCTGCATTGGCAAGAGGAGATATTCAGGTTGTAGGTGCTACGACATTGGATGAATACAGAAAGCACATAGAAAAGGACGCCGCTTTGGAAAGAAGGTTCCAGCCAGTTATGGTTTCTGAGCCCTCTGAAGAGGAAACGAAAAGGATATTGCAGGGTTTAAGAGATAGATATGAAGCTCATCATAGGGTTAAGATAAGCGACGAGGCTATAAATGCTGCTGCTAAGCTTTCCTCTCGTTATATAAAAGATAGATTTTTGCCTGATAAAGCCATAGACTTAATAGACGAAGCTTCTGCTAAAGTTAGATTAAGATCTACTTTTGAACCAGAAAGCGTCAAAAAGCTTGAGCAGGAATTAGAAGAAGTGATTAAAGAAAAGGAGGAATCTGTTAAGAAGCAGGAGTTTGAAAAAGCTGCTCAGCTTAGAGATAAGGAGAAGGAGCTTAAAGCCAAGCTTGAGGAAGAGCGTAAAAAGTGGGTTGAGGAAAAAGGTAAAGGAGAGCCTATAGTTACGGCTGAGGATATAGCTGAGGTTGTTTCGAGGTGGACAGGTATACCTGTTACGAAGCTTCAAGAGGAAGAGGCTGACAGGTTGACAAAGATGGAAGAGTTAATACATAAAAGGCTTATAAATCAAGAGGAAGCGGTCAGAGCAGTTTGTCGTGCTATAAGAAGAGCAAGGGCAGGTCTTAAGGATCCCAAGAGGCCTATAGGTTCTTTCCTTTTCTTAGGACCTACAGGCGTTGGAAAGACCGAGCTTGCTAGAGCTTTAGCGGAATTTCTCTTTGGTGCTGAAGATGCCATGATAAGGTTTGACATGTCTGAGTATATGGAGAAGCATTCAGTTGCAAGGCTGATAGGTGCTCCACCGGGATATGTAGGTTATGAGGAGGGTGGGCAGCTTACAGAGGCTGTAAGGAGGAGACCTTATTCGGTTATTCTTTTTGATGAGATAGAGAAGGCTCACCCAGATGTATTTAACATATTGCTTCAGATTCTTGAGGATGGGAGATTAACTGATGGAAAGGGAAGGACTGTGGACTTTAGAAATACCGTGGTTATAATGACTTCTAATGTAGGAGCTGAGTATATAAGAAGTCAGTCTTCTCTTGGTTTTACGAAGACAGAAGAAGAGGATTTTGAAAGAGTGAAGGAGAAAATAATGGATACTGTTAAAAGAACCTTTAGGCCGGAGTTTATAAACAGACTTGATGAGATAATAGTTTTTAAGATGCTTAAACAGGAAGAGATTAAGAAGATAGTGGATATTATGATAGGTAAGGTAAACGAAAGATTGAGAGAGCAAAAGATGGAGATAGAAGTTACAGATAAGGCTAAAGAGTTTTTGGTGAAAGTTGGATATGATCCCATATATGGAGCGAGACCTTTAAGAAGAGCAATCCAAAGGTATATAGAAGATCCGATATCTGAGGCAATACTTAAGGGAGAGTTTAAAGAGGGAGACGGAATAATAGTTGATACTGATGGTGAAGGTAAGGAGCTTAAGTTATCTAGAAAGGAGGGGGCTTTGGCGTGA
- a CDS encoding CtsR family transcriptional regulator, with the protein MSLASHIEAYIKKLLTEASSEVIRLQRRELARRFGCVPSQINYVIRTRFTPDRGYIVESQRGGGGYIRIIKVNVPLRESLLERLDSEIGEAIDRSRARGLISRLANDKHVSLRERLLIESALSALDEILDELGDFPEYKYNIARAFLLKKLLCSVLGGDDEDNGVSEL; encoded by the coding sequence ATGAGTCTTGCAAGTCACATAGAAGCTTATATTAAGAAGCTTTTAACGGAAGCCTCTAGTGAGGTTATACGTCTTCAGAGAAGAGAGTTGGCTCGGAGATTTGGTTGTGTTCCTTCTCAAATAAATTATGTTATAAGAACACGTTTTACTCCTGATAGGGGATATATAGTGGAGAGTCAACGTGGTGGTGGTGGTTATATAAGAATAATAAAGGTTAATGTACCTTTGAGAGAAAGCCTTTTAGAGAGATTGGATAGCGAGATAGGGGAAGCCATAGATAGGTCTAGGGCAAGGGGGCTTATATCCCGGCTTGCGAATGACAAGCATGTATCTTTGAGGGAGCGTCTTCTTATAGAATCAGCTTTATCAGCTTTAGATGAGATACTTGATGAGCTTGGTGACTTTCCAGAATATAAATATAACATTGCGAGGGCTTTCTTACTTAAAAAGCTCCTTTGTTCTGTTTTGGGGGGAGATGATGAAGATAATGGTGTGTCAGAATTGTAA
- a CDS encoding ATP-dependent Clp protease proteolytic subunit produces the protein MTGPSYGWYILNNLFWFILLFLALSPMITQWNLERMRMKLIHDIEKKRGSRVITLIHRQESLSFFGLTFSRFINIEDSEQVLRAIRMTPPDMPIDIVIHTPGGLVLAAEQIACALNKHKGKVTVFVPHYAMSGGTLIALAADEIVMDENAVMGPIDPQLGQYPAASILKVLEQKNINEVDDHTLILADIAKKAIEQVYNFVYCLLRDNMEDEKAKEIARILTEGRWTHDYPLTYEELKAMGLPVSTNMPEEIFALMDLYPQTSQRRPSVQYIPLPYHKEANGGKRSGG, from the coding sequence GTGACGGGCCCTTCATATGGGTGGTACATTTTGAATAACCTCTTCTGGTTTATTTTGCTATTCCTTGCCCTTAGTCCTATGATAACGCAGTGGAATTTGGAAAGAATGAGAATGAAGCTAATTCACGACATTGAGAAAAAACGCGGAAGTAGGGTAATAACCCTTATTCATAGGCAGGAAAGTCTTTCCTTCTTTGGTTTAACCTTTTCAAGATTTATAAATATAGAGGATTCGGAACAGGTTCTCAGAGCTATAAGGATGACACCTCCTGATATGCCTATAGATATAGTCATTCATACACCTGGAGGTCTTGTCTTAGCGGCAGAGCAGATAGCTTGTGCGCTTAACAAACATAAGGGAAAGGTTACGGTTTTCGTTCCACATTATGCTATGTCTGGTGGAACTTTAATAGCTTTGGCAGCTGATGAGATAGTCATGGATGAAAATGCGGTTATGGGTCCTATAGATCCTCAGCTTGGCCAATATCCGGCAGCTTCTATACTTAAGGTTTTGGAGCAAAAGAATATAAATGAGGTGGATGATCATACCCTTATTCTTGCAGATATAGCTAAAAAGGCTATAGAGCAAGTTTATAATTTCGTTTACTGTCTTCTTAGAGATAATATGGAAGATGAAAAAGCTAAAGAGATAGCTCGCATATTGACAGAGGGGAGATGGACTCATGATTATCCCCTTACCTATGAGGAGCTTAAGGCTATGGGCTTACCGGTCTCTACTAATATGCCAGAGGAGATCTTTGCTTTAATGGATTTATATCCGCAGACATCTCAGAGAAGGCCTTCAGTACAGTATATACCTCTTCCATATCATAAAGAGGCTAATGGGGGTAAAAGAAGCGGTGGTTAA
- the rplI gene encoding 50S ribosomal protein L9 encodes MKVVLFEDIPKLGKKGDVVNVKDGYARNFLIPKGLAVVATEGEISRLREEVLKKKEKEERKKKALLEIREVINGKEVVLKAKAGAKGKLFGSITSGEIAEAIRKSFGIEIDKKVLELSSPIKEIGEHLVKLKLGMGVEADVKVKVEPEA; translated from the coding sequence ATGAAAGTTGTATTATTTGAAGATATCCCTAAGCTTGGTAAAAAAGGGGATGTGGTTAATGTTAAGGATGGATATGCGCGAAATTTTCTGATACCCAAAGGGTTAGCGGTGGTAGCTACGGAAGGAGAAATAAGCAGGCTAAGAGAAGAAGTCTTAAAGAAGAAGGAAAAGGAGGAAAGGAAGAAGAAAGCTCTATTAGAAATTAGAGAGGTTATAAATGGTAAGGAGGTAGTTTTAAAAGCTAAGGCTGGGGCAAAAGGAAAGCTTTTTGGTTCTATTACATCTGGAGAGATAGCTGAAGCTATTAGGAAATCCTTTGGAATCGAAATTGATAAGAAAGTTTTAGAGCTTAGTTCACCAATAAAGGAGATTGGTGAACATTTGGTAAAGCTTAAACTCGGTATGGGGGTAGAAGCGGACGTAAAGGTTAAGGTAGAACCGGAAGCATGA
- the dnaB gene encoding replicative DNA helicase has translation MIEERIPPQNIEAEQSVLGSILLDGDALARVIEILKPEDFYEPVHRVIYDVILELFDKGKAVDLITVSEALRKKGKLEDIGGVDYLTELIHSVPTSVNADYYAHIVREKAILRGLIRAGTEIARLGYEEDRPTEELVDEAEQLIFEIMRRGEETGFKHIGGIVSPLIDEIERRYSEGREVTGVPTGFREFDKLTSGFQLSSLNIIAARPSMGKTAFAVNIALFAACKERIPVAIFSLEMSKEQLAQRMLSSEARIDAQRIRTGFLSDKEWRKLAEVAARLSEAPIYVDDTPNISVAEIRARSRRLKAEVNLGLIIVDYLQLVQLKKKVESKQQEVSEVSRALKALARELNVPVVALSQLSRAVEQRQDRRPQLSDLRDSGAIEQDADLVAFIYREEVYKPDAEPGIAEIIVGKHRNGPVGTVKLRFFKEYTRFENLAPEDLVNA, from the coding sequence ATGATAGAGGAGAGGATTCCTCCTCAGAATATAGAGGCAGAGCAGTCAGTTTTAGGTTCTATATTGTTGGATGGCGATGCCTTAGCCAGGGTTATAGAAATATTGAAACCTGAGGATTTTTATGAGCCAGTTCATAGAGTAATATACGATGTAATACTTGAGCTTTTTGATAAAGGCAAGGCTGTAGATCTTATAACTGTTTCTGAAGCTTTACGTAAAAAAGGTAAGCTCGAAGATATAGGTGGCGTAGATTACTTAACAGAGCTTATTCATAGTGTTCCTACATCCGTTAATGCTGATTATTACGCTCATATAGTTAGGGAGAAAGCTATACTTAGAGGGCTAATAAGAGCAGGAACGGAGATAGCCCGTCTCGGTTATGAGGAAGATAGACCTACTGAAGAACTTGTTGATGAGGCTGAGCAGTTGATATTTGAAATAATGAGAAGGGGCGAGGAGACGGGCTTTAAGCATATAGGTGGTATAGTTTCTCCTCTTATAGATGAAATAGAAAGGAGATATAGCGAAGGTAGAGAGGTTACGGGGGTCCCCACTGGGTTTAGAGAGTTTGATAAGCTTACCTCTGGCTTTCAATTATCCTCACTAAATATAATAGCTGCTCGTCCCTCGATGGGGAAAACTGCATTTGCTGTAAATATTGCTCTTTTTGCCGCTTGTAAGGAGAGAATTCCAGTTGCTATTTTTAGTCTCGAAATGTCTAAAGAGCAGTTAGCTCAGAGGATGTTAAGCTCTGAGGCTAGGATAGATGCTCAAAGGATAAGGACAGGTTTTTTAAGCGATAAGGAGTGGAGGAAACTTGCTGAGGTTGCTGCTCGTCTAAGCGAGGCCCCTATATATGTAGATGATACCCCTAATATAAGTGTTGCTGAAATTAGAGCAAGGTCGAGGAGACTGAAAGCTGAGGTAAATCTTGGTTTGATAATCGTAGATTACCTTCAGCTTGTTCAGTTAAAGAAGAAAGTAGAAAGTAAGCAACAGGAGGTTTCGGAGGTTTCTCGTGCTTTAAAAGCTCTTGCTCGTGAACTTAATGTTCCTGTCGTTGCGTTATCACAGCTTTCAAGAGCCGTTGAACAAAGGCAAGATAGGAGGCCACAGCTTTCTGATCTTAGAGACTCTGGAGCTATAGAGCAGGATGCGGATCTTGTTGCTTTTATATACAGAGAGGAAGTTTATAAGCCGGATGCAGAGCCAGGTATTGCAGAGATAATAGTTGGTAAGCATAGAAATGGTCCTGTTGGAACAGTTAAATTAAGGTTCTTTAAAGAATATACGCGCTTTGAAAATTTAGCTCCTGAAGATTTAGTAAATGCTTGA
- a CDS encoding nodulation protein NfeD → MKRFLGIIALLIPLLLFISFEVEAASTTVYKLDISGVINPVTVRYVNLAFEKARESNSLILVVMDTPGGLVSSMRTIVQEFLNSPVPVVVYVYPRGARAASAGTFILLSAHIAAMAPGTTVGAAHPVTIGGGSGGEKEEKVIEGKIVNDLVALIKAVAKERGRNEKWAEMAIRTSATLTADEALKEGVIDIVSPSIEALLKEINGRNVKLSSTKGVTKINLENYNLVELEMPWYYKVLHFIGDPNIAYLLLFIGFYALIFEVTHPGAVIPGVIGVLCLILFFFSFQILPFSIAGLALVFLGIILLILELFITSHGVLTVGGALSLLLGSFMLVKPGEETPYIKISTSLIVGIVAATVAFFAFALSLALYAQKRKPVSGREGMVGEKGVAKTRLSPEGTVLVHGELWRAISLSGDIEEGDRVEVLEVNGLTLKVKKIEERREK, encoded by the coding sequence TTGAAAAGGTTTTTAGGGATTATTGCTTTGCTTATCCCCCTTTTGCTTTTTATATCCTTTGAGGTTGAAGCTGCATCTACTACAGTTTACAAGCTGGACATAAGCGGAGTAATTAATCCTGTTACTGTTAGATATGTTAACTTAGCTTTTGAGAAAGCCAGGGAATCCAATTCCTTGATTCTTGTTGTCATGGATACGCCTGGTGGTTTGGTTAGTTCTATGCGAACCATTGTTCAGGAGTTTCTAAATTCGCCTGTCCCAGTTGTGGTTTATGTTTATCCAAGAGGAGCAAGAGCTGCATCAGCTGGTACCTTTATCCTTCTATCGGCTCATATAGCTGCTATGGCGCCTGGAACTACAGTTGGGGCAGCTCATCCCGTTACAATAGGTGGCGGTAGCGGCGGAGAGAAAGAAGAGAAAGTCATTGAGGGTAAGATAGTAAATGATCTTGTTGCATTGATAAAAGCTGTAGCTAAGGAGCGAGGAAGAAACGAAAAATGGGCTGAAATGGCAATAAGAACAAGTGCTACTTTAACTGCGGATGAAGCACTTAAAGAAGGAGTTATAGATATCGTATCTCCTAGTATTGAGGCTCTTCTTAAGGAAATTAACGGTAGAAACGTTAAGCTCTCATCAACAAAAGGAGTAACAAAGATTAACTTGGAAAATTATAATCTTGTGGAGCTTGAGATGCCATGGTATTACAAAGTGCTTCATTTTATAGGGGATCCCAATATAGCTTATCTTCTTCTTTTTATAGGCTTTTATGCTCTTATTTTTGAGGTAACGCATCCTGGAGCGGTAATTCCGGGTGTCATAGGAGTTCTTTGCTTGATCTTGTTCTTCTTCTCTTTTCAGATACTTCCGTTTAGTATTGCTGGACTTGCTTTGGTATTCTTAGGGATTATTCTTTTAATACTGGAGCTTTTTATAACTTCTCATGGAGTGTTGACGGTGGGAGGAGCTTTGTCTTTGCTTTTAGGTTCTTTCATGTTAGTGAAGCCTGGGGAGGAAACTCCTTATATTAAAATATCTACAAGTCTAATAGTAGGAATAGTTGCTGCAACAGTTGCATTCTTTGCTTTTGCTTTAAGCCTTGCTCTTTATGCTCAGAAGAGAAAACCAGTGTCCGGAAGAGAGGGAATGGTGGGTGAAAAAGGAGTCGCTAAGACGAGGCTCTCTCCAGAGGGAACGGTTCTGGTTCATGGTGAGCTTTGGAGAGCTATCTCGTTAAGTGGAGATATAGAAGAGGGGGATAGAGTGGAGGTCCTTGAGGTTAATGGGTTGACTCTTAAGGTTAAGAAAATAGAGGAGAGGAGGGAGAAGTGA
- the radA gene encoding DNA repair protein RadA, translating to MVKSKLKYVCQSCGYETIKWMGSCPQCGVWGSFIEKAPPLTLPSTEGTVLNLSRVLEEEGENRIAVGIEEFDRVLGGGIVKGSVCLLGGEPGIGKSTLLLQIAGKLSSGGKPVFYVSAEESIRQVALRARRLGIESENLYLVSEIDIEKILNMASSFPAEMIVIDSIQTVQSQEVDGIPGSIPQVRECAQKVFRFAKEKGISAFIVGHVTKEGTIAGPKLLEHLVDVVLYFEGDKRTQYRMLRSIKNRYGSTLEMGIFEMTSKGLREVKDVSAIFLSGLSGVPGGAVGVIIEGERPIVIEIQALVAPTFFPYPKRVVQGFDFNRFQLLIAVLEKRIGLPLGKYDVYLNIVGGLRTNDPALDVPVCCAIFSSYKDIPLNGTSVFIGEIGLLGEVRPVSFMARRITEACRQGFLKAYVPKLKEDIGLKGIELFEVRFLSEIFEKVKEGERT from the coding sequence GTGGTTAAATCGAAACTTAAATATGTTTGTCAAAGTTGTGGTTACGAAACTATAAAGTGGATGGGAAGTTGCCCTCAGTGTGGAGTTTGGGGGAGCTTTATTGAAAAGGCTCCCCCTTTAACTTTACCTTCAACCGAGGGAACCGTTTTGAACTTATCTAGAGTTTTAGAAGAAGAGGGAGAAAACAGGATAGCTGTTGGTATAGAGGAGTTTGATAGGGTTTTAGGTGGAGGTATAGTTAAGGGGTCTGTATGCCTTTTAGGAGGCGAACCAGGTATAGGCAAGTCAACCCTTCTTCTTCAGATAGCGGGTAAGCTTTCAAGCGGTGGTAAACCTGTTTTTTATGTTTCAGCGGAAGAGTCAATAAGGCAGGTGGCTTTAAGAGCCCGAAGGCTTGGTATAGAGTCAGAAAATCTATATTTAGTGTCTGAAATCGATATAGAAAAAATCTTAAATATGGCTTCTTCTTTTCCTGCGGAGATGATAGTTATAGACTCCATTCAAACGGTCCAATCTCAAGAGGTAGATGGTATTCCTGGTTCTATACCTCAAGTTAGGGAATGTGCTCAAAAAGTTTTTCGCTTTGCTAAGGAAAAGGGGATATCGGCTTTCATAGTGGGACATGTGACTAAGGAAGGCACTATAGCTGGTCCTAAATTGTTAGAGCATCTTGTAGATGTTGTGTTATACTTTGAGGGAGATAAAAGGACTCAATATCGAATGTTGAGATCGATTAAGAATAGATATGGTTCTACTCTTGAGATGGGAATATTTGAGATGACATCCAAGGGTTTAAGAGAGGTTAAGGATGTTTCAGCTATATTTTTAAGCGGTTTAAGTGGGGTACCTGGTGGAGCTGTTGGTGTTATAATCGAAGGGGAAAGGCCCATTGTGATAGAAATTCAAGCACTGGTTGCACCAACCTTTTTCCCGTATCCCAAGAGAGTCGTTCAAGGCTTTGATTTCAATAGATTTCAGCTTCTTATTGCTGTTCTTGAGAAAAGAATAGGATTACCCCTTGGGAAATATGATGTTTATCTTAACATCGTTGGGGGATTAAGGACCAATGATCCCGCGCTAGATGTGCCAGTGTGTTGTGCTATATTTTCTTCTTATAAAGATATACCCCTTAATGGGACCAGTGTATTTATAGGGGAGATAGGTCTTCTAGGTGAGGTAAGACCCGTATCTTTCATGGCAAGGCGTATAACGGAAGCTTGTAGGCAGGGTTTTCTAAAGGCTTATGTCCCTAAGCTTAAGGAGGACATAGGTCTTAAAGGAATTGAGCTTTTTGAGGTTAGGTTTTTAAGCGAGATTTTTGAGAAAGTAAAGGAGGGGGAGCGAACTTGA
- a CDS encoding protein arginine kinase — translation MKIDEIKLEWLKGIGPNSNIAISSRIRLARNLKNYPFPSIAKKSDLEEVVNEIKRILSKDSYFKPFSLLMLGELSDIEREALIEKHIISPDHSKNGSKRSGALLVEKEGVLSVMINEEDHLRIQCFLGGLQLGEAWRIIDQFDSVLEKYIDYAFSEEFGYLTSCPTNVGTGLRASVMLHLPALAFTKKMGKVIEELSKIGLTVRGLYGEGTEALGNLFQLSNQVTLGPSEEEIVDKIEKVALRVIEEEELTRKHLLKVKGIEFEDSLWRAWGILRHARLISSKEAMDLLSKIRMGTDLGILPRIDKGKFNELIVKIRPAHLQLLVGRELSPEERDKFRADLIRSSFIEGGE, via the coding sequence ATGAAAATAGATGAAATAAAGTTGGAGTGGCTTAAGGGTATAGGTCCTAATTCTAATATAGCTATATCAAGCAGAATAAGACTTGCCAGAAATTTAAAAAATTACCCCTTTCCTTCGATCGCTAAAAAATCTGACTTAGAAGAGGTAGTAAATGAAATAAAGAGGATATTATCTAAAGATTCTTATTTCAAGCCGTTTTCTCTCCTTATGCTTGGAGAGTTAAGCGATATTGAGAGAGAAGCTTTGATTGAGAAACATATAATAAGTCCTGATCACTCTAAAAATGGAAGTAAGCGATCAGGGGCTCTATTGGTAGAAAAAGAAGGCGTTTTAAGTGTGATGATAAATGAGGAGGACCATTTACGTATTCAGTGTTTTCTTGGTGGCCTGCAGCTTGGCGAGGCATGGAGAATTATAGATCAGTTTGATTCTGTGCTTGAGAAATATATAGACTATGCGTTTAGTGAAGAGTTTGGTTATTTGACTTCTTGTCCTACAAATGTCGGAACAGGATTAAGAGCCTCAGTTATGCTTCATTTACCTGCTTTAGCTTTCACTAAGAAGATGGGAAAGGTGATAGAAGAGCTCTCTAAGATAGGGTTAACTGTAAGGGGTCTTTATGGTGAGGGGACGGAAGCTTTGGGTAACCTTTTTCAACTTTCTAATCAGGTGACCTTAGGTCCTTCTGAAGAAGAAATAGTAGATAAGATTGAGAAAGTGGCTTTGAGAGTGATAGAGGAAGAGGAATTAACACGGAAGCATCTTCTTAAAGTAAAAGGAATAGAGTTTGAAGATTCCTTGTGGCGGGCGTGGGGTATTCTGAGGCACGCAAGGCTTATTTCGTCAAAGGAGGCTATGGATTTGCTTTCAAAGATTAGAATGGGAACTGATTTGGGGATATTACCTCGCATTGATAAAGGTAAGTTTAATGAGTTAATTGTAAAAATTAGGCCCGCTCATCTTCAGCTTTTAGTTGGTAGGGAGCTTAGTCCAGAGGAAAGAGATAAATTTAGGGCAGATTTGATAAGAAGTAGTTTCATAGAGGGAGGTGAGTAA